gaagttataaattattataaaaaatttttaattactatatttttttgttaacggGAAGTTACAGAAAgtaattatgaaataattttttttggaatgggGATAGTTTAATTtggtcatttgtttttataattttttaagaggTATTTATTTTCGTGCCtacatttagaaattaattcagattttttacttaataaattttcttgatttaaatgagtaatcatttcaaatttttcttgcaaacatagcaatatattttgataagcatttgccaTTCAAAGGgcagttatttttttgtttccaatTACAATTATcagtatttttatcttttaaagattCCTTTTTAGTAGTCAATGCAAAATTATGGCCTTTTATAATACTTTCAATACTTTTTGTACAGCTATAGCTTACTTTAATTGTGTTTCTGTGCAATTTATTAGAGGGAGgggaatttttgttaaataatttaaaaatgtttttcccATATTTGCTGAAACATTTTTGCTGGGCGGAGGATTGaaccaaattatatttctatttctattttgcttttttgcaatttttgtttcaaattttagctcgaaatttttaaatccaCTTTTTTTGAGAGCATCTTCATACACAtatttgaaagatttaaaaatattttcattagaagaGTTTTGATTTAGTCTATTGTTAATTGAAATAGgaatttgttttaagatttgTAGGGGATGatgaatttatattaatatacaatatgaTGAATTCATTAGGTTTTTTATAAGACCAATAAGAATTTTCTGAGAGGATAAATGtgacaaaaagaaaattcacaatttttaaattaatatttatttcaatttggaatccaatgtttttgaaaatttttataatattttttctgattttgtcAAATTGAGAccctgatttttttattattattattaaatcatcATCGCGATACAAGCCTAattgattgaaataaaatatttttgcaaggaaatttaaagtatataagcCTACCGACTCGCAAATTTCTGCTCTGTCGTAACTTCCCATTGTTACATTAAAGCATTCATGCatggtttttttcttttacttctcATTGTTAAAATAGGGTAAAGCCCATTTTTTCTCATAATCTGAAACCAATAGAAATCTTTTAATTGAAagtaaccaaaaaaaatttttggattcaaaactaaaaatgcCCCACCATTTATTCCAAACctagaaaactttgaaaatgatttacttcacttgattaaaataataaaatttcaaaacaattatcaatGATATTCAAAAAGAACTCAACTTAgacattaataatataaaatcaaaccCTAATATCTAGTTTTTGCTGATTAAACAAGCAACATTATAATATCAAACTACCCCagataatcataataaaatactgcgcatatatttctaatatttatgCAAAAGCCACTAAAAACTTGGAAGATGCAGTTAATTTAGAAGGCCAAAAAATTGCCAAAGCAAAGAAtttcagggattatctttttccgtatatttccggaattccggatatctcttcaaaattttactttttccggatatccaaataGATTTctagaaatagtttaaaataattttttgtcatCCAATAAGTAAGGCAGCAAAGGTTCATCAATTATTCTACATTAGTTACTTAGGTTACGCATTATAGtacaactaattttttcttatttgtacgCATATACTTATCAGTAactattttgatgattttacctaaaaatctagtttgatttatttttattatgttttttatattaatttataaactctttcttttatataaaagaattcCTGCTAAAACTTAAACCCTTAGTCAATGTGTATACACTCCACTGTGCCTATCCCCATTtaagtcagtcaatgtatgtacacttcACTGTGATTATGATTTTAACAGTCAATATGTAAACATAATGATgcacaaattctaaaaaactttgaaaaacaaaatgatataCAACAAtagtagttaaaaaaacataaaactacatcgaaataaaacttttataaaaaagcaataaaaaacaacttctcTATAGagggtttaaaaaaagttaaaaaaacaagttctcTATGGAGAACTCAAACTCGCAGCCATATCCAGCTGCACCTCTTTACCACTGTAAACACTGTAAACGCCTCTATTTtactaatttgaaaaaaaaaaatatttaaacatttgttgcatgcaaataatgttaatattatgTGCATGAtgttaatattatgttattataataattaatttataataacatattaaataatataacaatttgtgcatacaaataataaatttcttttcaaacaCATGAGATATTCTCCGCCAcacaaaacacatttttatttctggatattattttataatgtttcATGGATGCTTTAGGAGAAAAATTTTTGGATTTTCAAAATATGACTAGGATAATCCCTGTAATTTAAAAGCTAGAATCATTTGCACATGCGCAAGCCTTTATTACACTAAAccatattttcaaaacaaactccCGTGTAGGCTACTAGTACCTTTAAAAAGTGAACTAGGGCAcgttagtaaaattaaattaggcaaaataaataatactatttgaaaaaaaattaaattagcaaCAGTCTCACTAAAAGTAAGCAAGTCTAGTGAATTTTGCAAAaggtaagattcaactgatggaaGGTTGCTTTGCAGACCATGAATAttagtaaaagatatattaaaacagttcGGTGGTAGGGATGGTTTTTTATGCTTAGTATTTTGGGTTACATTTggcatgatttaagtttaaagagaacttgactcattcatagttagagcacagcctcctaaccAATGAACAGTGCAATTTTCTCAGTCCTATTAATTAACTGTAAGTTGTAACATAGGGCTCTTTATATGGCCTTGACCATGCGTACCAAAAgtattaacagggacaccatccatgcgcaacatggcactattaatactctgatattttgcaacTGTttatggaatcagcctctctgagtgctatcacagagtttgggaaaccttactaccagccagcctcataaccattaaactaagttttagaTCTGTACCTTCATTTGGAGATAACAAAGCAAGCAAAATCCTACAAGAAGAGTCAAGaggatccagcattcatcatcctgggcaggaaacaatgtaacacaggtttacatctatgccagtctaatagatgaagaagggcttcgaggctggttagcagactTATtttgcttacccctaaagtgaagatattaaaaaaaattttcaaaaagatataCACCCTTAAAGtgaagatttttagaaaaaaaaaatgttctgaaAAGACTATAGGCAGAACAAAACCAAATAAGAATTACACTGtactaaataaacttatattcaaGCCATTTTTATTTTCCCAAGAACGAATGTAACAGATTAAgtaaattaggaaaaaaacaaccaacaacaaataaatatttgttcattAAAATGACTAGTTAAAAAGTTGAACAAAGAACATAAGCAATTCTCCTTGAAAGCTAGTAAAGATTTATCCATTCTAATTTGCTAGCAGATCTTGTTTAAAAGACCAAGTGAACTTTAAGAAATGTGTTTAGAAAAGCCTAAACTACTTGACCTCTCCCCCTCTACTCACCCATTCCAAAAAATGAATCTTTAATTCTCAATAAAAGTTTTCCAAGTAACTGCTTGATACGTCACCGACTGTATACATCTATGGTTACGGCACTGACTGTATTAAAATAGTTTGTGTTAGAGCatcaattgattaaaaatttcaacGTTAAAAGCTAAAACATAAAGCAACATTAAATATCAaactaacattttaaaaatatgcatgtgtgtgtaagatcaaaataatttgtttaataataattaacgtcaaaataatttaattatgtattttaaaccCTCATATTGCAACATGCATTTATAAATGCATTGCTGTTGCTAAGTATGAAAAGTATATATCTTTGagtatattaaaataagttaattttgtgataaataatgattaattaataaataatattttatttaataataaatatataataattaataaataaataaaaaataattaaaatatttttaaaataaatattttaatgaatcaACTAACAGAAACTATataaggataaaaaaattaaagaatcaCAAGAAATATTCAGAAAATGTAATCTTAGTGACGCAAAAAGCAATTAATGATCATAATTTGTTTAGTTTGAGCCTtaaaagatgatgatgatttttctaaattattataactaattcttttttataggaggctgaagagaaaaaaaatcctATATATGATAGAGTTAATCAAGCAAGTGaatttgaaaatgttgttttgaaaaatgattcTGGAATTGTCGCAGAGTCTTATGTTCATAGTGAAATCAACTCTAATTACAAATCAGAATCAATTGAGGCTATAGAAACTAGCAGTAGTGGAAATGACATGTacacaacaattaaaaatgttcCACAAAAAGTTGAAATAGCATATGCAGTAGTTCCACTTCATGAATTAGCTGAAAAATACTGTGTGATAAATGGAGATATTGTACGCAAGCATGATGACTCAcggttaaataaaaatagtgatCAAATGAATGTACCAAAACTTTATGAACAGGTTACTGTTCCTGTGCAGGACACTGTTATTGAAAATTCAGGAAATTCTAGCTATTATGCTTCTGTCAGTGAAAAGcctaaaattgaaataaaaaatgaagtacaAGAAAACTCTGCTGGGAGCTCACTGTATGCATCATGTGGTCCGGTTTTACTTACTGGAAATGCTCCAAGTTTAGATAATTTGATAAACTTGAATAAAAAGGAAGAAGTTTTGCATAGGTTTAGTTTGCCCAATAACCATAACAACCATCAACTACCCTTCGATATCCAAACAAcacataataaaaatcaaaagaaatcaaagaatAAAGAGTTAAATAGTCCACCAAAAGaccaaaaaattgttaactctCCAAAGGAACCACGATTGTCCCGAGTTTTCAGACTGAGTAAAAAATCTCATAGCTCTGTTGAGGAAAATGTTAACAACCAGCCCCACCATGAAGTTAAAATACAAAGACATTCTGGCGAACTTGCTAGTGAAATTTCACAATATAGTGAAAAAATGCATGACTTTTCAGTTCATCAAAATCAGGATCATAGTTTGCCCCCTCCTCTTCCATCGGTGGACAGATTAAAGCACATCactgagaaaaaaataagagcAAAATCCAAGTCAAACAGCATATCCTCCACAATAGGTACAAtcatgttaatttttattttaaaatgcatatttatttacTAGATCACTAAAATTTAATGATCTTGTaaacaattgattttaaatat
This Hydra vulgaris chromosome 04, alternate assembly HydraT2T_AEP DNA region includes the following protein-coding sequences:
- the LOC136079893 gene encoding uncharacterized protein LOC136079893 — its product is MATNTIEQVKIERFGYFLLMTLVVLIFAIVACISSKKKKRWSSKNKSEDQTEAEEKKNPIYDRVNQASEFENVVLKNDSGIVAESYVHSEINSNYKSESIEAIETSSSGNDMYTTIKNVPQKVEIAYAVVPLHELAEKYCVINGDIVRKHDDSRLNKNSDQMNVPKLYEQVTVPVQDTVIENSGNSSYYASVSEKPKIEIKNEVQENSAGSSLYASCGPVLLTGNAPSLDNLINLNKKEEVLHRFSLPNNHNNHQLPFDIQTTHNKNQKKSKNKELNSPPKDQKIVNSPKEPRLSRVFRLSKKSHSSVEENVNNQPHHEVKIQRHSGELASEISQYSEKMHDFSVHQNQDHSLPPPLPSVDRLKHITEKKIRAKSKSNSISSTIDLSPKLQKHIANDDIQEDDKYSKVNEKMISIVKKDISFEISSETNHTNENSGQIINTEFHVQHPDSCQISNDHISESLSTNALLNNSENDIINRDVEESLKLKKDIALLYAVVVKSKKKERTNEFDALDSKETHSSVSTLDIKNGFSICCNESSHSDNNFGCGKGSSLVDSPYILCSDTVTLFPSEFSDPKLIDDGLIY